In Sphingomonas sp. KC8, the sequence GATGCGATACAGGATCAGCAACACCACCGCGCCTGCCGTTGCCGCGCCATATTGGCGAATCCAGCCATCGACGCCGATATCGAGGATCATCGCGATATAGCCGGCAAGCAGCGCCCCGGCGATGCCCAGCAGGATCGTCACGATGAAACCTCCCGGGTCGCGCCCCGGCATGATGATCTTGCCCAATACGCCGGCGACGAGGCCGATCAGCAGCCAGCCCAGGACCCCATGAGTCATTATGGTTATTCTCCGCGTAACCTTTTGTCTTTTGCTTCCCGTTGGGTCTGTAGACCCTTGCCTGCTATGGTGCGCCTGCAGCGCGCGGCCTGACAAGCCGAAAATCGGTCCGATACGTACCTTTCGACACTGAAAAGACACAATATCGGGCCATTAGGCCGCGCCGGCTTGAGCTGAGTGATATATTGATATAATACAGCTCGCGGCGGATGGCCGAAGGCCGCGTGCCGCGGGGTGGAGAGATGAAGGCGATGAACGTCGAGCAGGGTTTCTGGCGCAAGCGGGTCGATATGATCGAACCGGGCGATGGCGCGCATGATGCGGGGCCGGGCCGCCGCAAGCTGATGATCGCTGCCATTGTCGCGCTGCTCGCAATCGCGGCGCTCGCTTTCTATCTGCTGTCGGGTGGCGAAAAGCCGGCGCCGTCGGAACCTGCTTTGCCGCGGGTCACGGTTATCGTGCCCGGGCGCCAGCCAGTGATCAATCTTGTCACCGCGACGGGCAATCTGGCCGCGCGGCGCGAAATGCCCGTGGGCGTGGCGGGCGAAGGCGGCATCGTCACCCGCGTGTTCGTTGAACCGGGGGACTGGGTTGCCAAGGGCCAGGTGCTGGCCACGGTCGATCGTCAGGTCCAGGTACAGCAGGCGGCGCAGATGAATGCGCAGATCGCGGCGGCGCAGGCTGATGCGAAGATGGCGCAGAGCGAACTGGATCGCGCGCAGAAGCTGGTTGCGCGTGGCTTCGTCAGCCAGGCCGATATCGAACGCAAGACCGCGACCAGGGATGCGGCGCTGGCCAAAGTGCGCGTCAGCCAGGCGCAATATGGCGAAATGAATGCCCGTCTCGGCCGCCTCGACATTCGCGCGCCGGAAGCTGGCCTGGTTCTCGCACGCGCGGTCGAGCCAGGGCAGATCGTCAGTTCGGGCGGTGACGCGCTGTTCCGTCTGGCCAAGGGCGGTGAAATGGAAATGCTGGCAAAGCTTGCGGAAAGCGATCTTGCCGCCATGGCGGTGGGGCAGCCGGCGACGGTGACGCCGGTCGGATCGCACACCGCCTTCAAGGGGCAGATCTGGCAGATCGCGCCGATCATCGATCCGCAGACGCGGCAGGGCATCGCCCGCATTGCACTCAGCTATGACAAGGCGTTGCGGCCGGGCGGTTTTGCCGCGGTGGAAATCAGCAGCGGACGGGTCGATGCCCCGCTGCTGCCCGAATCCGCCGTGCAGAGCGATGAAAAGGGCAATTTCGTCTACGTTATCGGCGCAAACAACATGGTTGAACGGCGCGACGTGAAGACGGGCGCGGTTTCCGACGCGGGCATCGCAATCCTGTCCGGCATATCGGGAAATGAGAATGTCGTGCTGTCGGCTGGCGCGTTCCTGAATCCCGGCGACAAGGTGACCCCGGAACGGGCGAAGGCGCGGCCGTAAGGCCGGGTCGGGAAAGGCAGACGATCATGGATTTCCGTAATATTTCAGCCTGGGCGATCCGCAATCCGGTGGCCCCGCTCGTGCTGTTCATCGCGCTGACGCTGGCCGGCATGATCGCCTTCACCCGGCTCGACGTGAACCAGAATCCAGACATCAGTTTTCCGGCAGCGCAGGTAGTCATTACCCAGCCGGGCGCCGCCCCGACCGAATTGGAAACGCAGGTCACGCAGCGCGTGGAAGCGGCGCTGCGCGGTATCAGTGGCGTCGATGAAATGTCGTCTTATGTGAGCGAGGGCACGTCACGCACCTTCGTCCAGTTCGACATCGGTACCCCGGTCGATCGCGCGGTGAACGACGTGCGCGACGCGCTGGCGCGGATACGCAGCGACCTGCCTGATGGCATATTGGAACCGCAGGTCGAACGCGTCGACGTCGATGGCATGCCGATCGCCTATATTTCGGTCGAAGCGGTGGACATGACGCTCGAGGAATTGAGCTGGTTCGTCGACGACACCGTTGCCAAGCAGCTGCTCACCATTCCCGGCATGTCGGCGGTGCGGCGCGGAGGCGGCGTCAGCCGCGAGATTCGCGTGATCCTCGATCCGGTGAAGCTGCAGGCGCAGGGCATCACGGCCGCGCAGGTGAACGGCCAGTTGCGCCAGACCAACGTCAATGCGGCGGGCGGCCGCGCCGAAATCGCGGGGGCCGAGCAATCGGTTCGTGTGCTTGGCAACGCGCGCAACGCCTATGATCTCGGCCAGACGCAGATTTCGGTGGGCGACGGCCGGTCGGTCAAGCTGGCCGATATCGCCGATGTGCGCGATCTTTATGCCGAACAGCGTTCGCTGGCACTGATGAACAACCGCCAGGTTCTGAGCTTTTCGATCGAAAAATCAAAAGGTTCGTCCGACGTCACCGTCTATGATGCCGCCCGGGCGATGATCGACAAGATCCAGAAGGAAAATCCCAAGGTCAAATTCACCGAACTGTTCACCAGCGTCGATTATACCAAGGCGCAATATCGGTCGGCGATCGACGCGATGATCGAAGGCGCGGTGCTCGCGGTGATCGTGGTGTTCCTGTTCCTGCGCGATTGGCGCGCGACGATCATTTCGGCGCTGGCCATCCCGCTTTCGGCCATTCCGGCCTTCTGGTTCATGGATCTGATGGGCTTCACCCTGAACATGGTGAGCCTGCTGGCGCTCAGCCTGGTCGCGGGCGTGCTGGTCGATGACGCGATCGTGGAGATCGAAAATATCGTCCGCCACATGCGGATGGGTAAATCGGCCTATCAGGCCGCGATCGATGCTGCGGATGAAATCGGGCTGGCCGTGCTGGCGACGACGATGGCGATCGTTGCGGTGTTCCTGCCGGTTGGCATCATGGGCGGGGTTTCGGGGCAGTTTTTCAAGCAGTTCGGGTTGACTGTCGTCGTCGCGGTGCTGCTCAGCCTGGCGGTGGCCCGCCTGATCACGCCGATGGCCGCGGCCTATTTCCTCAAGGCGCACGGACAGGCTTCGCATGGCGAAGGCCGGTTGATGGACGCCTATATGGCGGTGCTGCGCTGGTCGCTCGATCATCGCTGGAAAACCGTCGGCCTGGGGGCGCTGGCTTTCGCCCTGACGATCGTGACATTCGCGACCCTGCCGTTCACGGCCCAGCCGGCGATGAACACCGATTATAGCCAGGTCGAAATCCAGATGGTGCCGGGATCGACCCTGAAGCAGACCGAGGCGGTCGCCGCCAAGGTGACGCACATCGTCAATGAAGCACCCGACGTCGCGTCGGCTTTTGCCGAGGTCAATGTCGCCAAGTCGACGGTTTACATCACGCTGAAGAAGGATCGGGAACGCACCAGCGTCGAATTTGAACGGGCGCTGGCACCCAAATTGCGGGACATTCCCGACGCCCGCGTCACCTTCCGTTCGCAAACCGGCGGGCTTGGTCGCGACGTCACCGTCATGCTTGCAAGCAGCGATCCGGTCAAGTTGACGGCAACCGCCAACCAGCTGGTCAGCGAAATGGCGCATCTGCCCCAGCTGCGCGCGCCGCGGGTGGATGGTGATCTCCAGCGCCCTGAAATCACCATCAAGCCGCGCCTCGATCTGGCGGCCAGCATGGGCGTGACGACGGCCGCGCTCAGCCAGACGATCCGCATCGCCACGCAGGGCGACATCGATCAGAATGTCGCCAAATTCTCGTTGTCCGATCGCCAGATTCCGATCCGCGTGGCGTTGAAGGAAGATTCACGGCGCGATCTCGCGACGATCCAGAATTTGCCCGTGCCAACCGCGTCCGGCGGATCGGTGCCGCTGAAGGTGGTTGCCGATATCGGCTTCGGGGCCGGCCCATCGGAACTGCGGCGGTTCAACCAGAATCGCCGTATCGTCCTCAGCGCCGATCTCGCGCCCGGCGTCGTCACCGCGCAGAAGGAGATTGATGCGCTGCCGACGATGAAGAACCTGCCGCGGGGTGTGGAACTTGTCACGTTCGGCGATACCAAGCTGATGGCCGAAATGGTGCGCAACTTCATCACCGCCGTGCTGGCCGGGGTGCTATTGGTGTTTGCGGTGCTGGTGCTGCTCTACAAGCGGATCATGCCGCCGTTCGTGAACATGGGGTCGCTGCTGCTGGCCCCGCTTGGCGGGGGCATCGCACTCCATTTGACCGGCAATCCGGTGTCGATGCCGGTGCTGATCGGCATCCTGATGCTGCTGGGCATCGTCGCCAAGAACTCGATCCTGCTCGTCGATTTCGCGCTGGAGGAGATGGACAAGGGCATCGACAAGACCGTCGCCATCATCGACGCGGGGCACAAGCGCGCCCAGCCGATCGTGATGACCACGGTGGCGATGGTTGCGGGCATGATGCCGGTCGCCCTCAGCTTTTCGGGCGATGGCAGCTGGCGTGCGCCGATGGGCATCGTCGTGATCGGCGGGCTGATCCTGTCGACCCTGCTGACGCTGGTGATCGTGCCGGCGACGTTCAGCCTGGCCGTCGGCTTCGAAAGGCGGATGGGGCCGCGGCTTTCGCGCTGGTTCACCAATAACGAACCGGATCGCGGCCGGACGGCGGCGCCGCAGCCGGCGGAATGAGTGCTGCGTGGCGAACGGCTTGAACCTTTGGCCGCGATGGTCATTGTGAAGGGATGGGGCTTTTCGCACGCACCGGGCTAGACCGTTTCAATCCCGCGCAGGGCGGCGCGCGCGGCATGCGGATCGCCGCCACTGGCCTGCTGGTGGCCATGGCCGCGGTCTATCTGCTCGCCCGCACGCAAGAGGCGGGGGGCGTGCCGGCATGGGGCTATGTCCGCGCCTTTGCCGAAGCGGCGATGGTCGGCGGTCTGGCGGACTGGTTTGCGGTGACCGCATTGTTTCGGCATCCGCTCGGCCTGCCGATCCCGCACACCGCGATCATCCCGCGTAACAAGGATCGGATCGGCGATACGCTCGCGACCTTCCTGCGCGATAATTTCCTGATCCCGACGGTCGTTGCGCGGCGCTTGAAACGCGCGGATGTCGCCGCCGCGGCCGGCCGGTTCCTGGCCCAGCCGCGGGCGGGGGAGGGGCGGTTGCGCGAAGGCGCGTCGCGGCTGGCGGCGTCGGTGCTCGAAGCGCTGGACGATGAACGGCTGGGCGGGATGGTGAAGGGGGCGGTGGTCGGCCGGCTGAAGGCGCTGGATATCGCCCCGCTCCTCGGCCAGTCGCTGCGCGCCGCAATCGCCGAGGATCGCCATGTGCCATTGCTTGACAGCATCATCGTCTGGGCCGGGCGCACGCTGGCCGCCAACGAGGCGATGATCCGCGACATGGTGCATAATCGCGCCGGCGCGATCATGCGCTGGACTGGCCTGGACGAACGACTGGCCAACGCCATCGTCGATGGGCTGCACAAATTGCTGGCCGACATGGCCGAGGATCCCGGCCATCCGCTGCGCGCCAAGGCTGAAGAAGGCCTGGCGACGCTCGCGCTCGATCTGCAATATGATCCGGAGATGCAGGAAAAAGTGGCGCGGCTGAAGGCCGAGATCATCGCCAGCCCGGCGGTGGCGGCGTGGATCGAAGGGCTGTGGCAGCAGGCGCGCGGGGGGCTACTAAAGGCGGCGCGCGATCCGCAGGCGGCGATGGCGGGGCGGCTGGGCGAAGCGATGCGCCAGCTGGGCGAAACATTGCAGCAGGACGATCGCCTGCGCCGTACGATCAACCAGTTCGCGCGCCGCGCCTCGGTCGGCGCGGTGGCGGCATATGGCGATTCGATCGTGCGGCTGGTCTCCGATACGATCCGCGGCTGGGACGCGCAGACCGTGACCGATCGGCTGGAAGGCGCCGTCGGCCGCGACCTGCAATATATCCGGATCAACGGCACCGTCGTCGGCGGCCTGGTGGGCGTTGCGATCCACGCCGCCAACGGCTGGCTCGCATGATGTTCGAACGTGATGGGAAAGGCTTTGTGGTGCCGCATCCACGCGTCTTGTGCAGCGACGCTGTGACAAGCGGTGCCGGCCCAGGTCTCATGATCGCGTCGCCAGCCGAATAGCCGTGATAAAAGCTGTCTCTCGCAATATCATCAGTCCGCCAAAGTAATTCTAGTGACTTTTACATAGGTTGAGGGCTTATTCGGCGGTGCCCAGTTGCAGCCAGAGGATATCGACCATGTTGACAAAAGCCTTCGCTCCCCGAGGGAATGTCGATGCCGTTGCCGCCGGCAGGATCGCCGGGTGGGCGTTGGGGCGAGGCCCGGTGCGCGTGGAAGCCTGGTTCGAAGACATGTGTATCGTCCGCTGCGAACCATCCATCGCGCGGGCCGATGTTGCTGCGGCTTTTCCTGACGTTCGGGGTAGCGGCAGCTGTGGGTTTGCCTTTGATCTTCCGCATCAGCGCTTTGGTGACGAATTTGTCGGCGAATTGCGCATTGTAGCCCGGCCGTTGAAGCCGTGGCTGCCGAGCGCGACACTGGCGACACTGCATATTGCCGGACCGCTCGCCGCGAAGGCCCTGGCATCGCCGCCCGACAGCAAAATCCGAGGGCCTTTCCCGCGCGCCGTGATCGATGCGATCGCGGTGCGCTGGCCTGAGGATTGCACCGAATTGTTGACCGTCACGGGGCAGCGGAGATTTGTGAACCGTCTCGTCAAGGTCATGGAAACCCCGGACCTTAATGCCTTGCCCGTCTTTGCGGATTACGCCCGCTATCTCTCAACCACCTTTGCCCATTGTCATTTCGTCGAACGGCATTTTCCTCAGACCAACCGGAGTGCCGCGCCCGGATCAAATGACTTCCATTGCAAGCCAAACTCCATTCGTGAAATATTTTCCATAATCCATCAGCTTTACGTCCTGAAATCATGGAGCGTTGACGGCGACTTTGCAGAATTTGGATGTTTCAAGGGCTATAGTTCGGCGATGTTGAGTTATGCCTGCAAGCAACTTGACCTGAGAATGCACATCTTCGATTCATTCGAAGGATTGCCTCCATCGTCGGATGCCGGCTACCAGGCCGGCCAATATGCCGGGGATATTGCTGAGGTGCGCGACCATGTTACGCGCTTTGGCGCGGTGGATGCCGTGGAGTTTCACAAGGGCTTTTTTGCCGATACGTTCCGCGACTGGCAGCCGCCACGATTGATGTGCCTTTGGATGGACGTCGATCTGGAATCGTCGGCGCGGGATCTCATGGTTGTGGCCGATCGGTTGAGCCCCGAGGCGACGCTGTTCAGCCATGAATGCACCGCGGACATCTTCCAAAACGGTTCGATCGTCACCCGGCCAGCTCCGGACAACCCTATTCCGCCGATGCTGGCGCGTCACGAAGAACTCGGGCGCCCGCTCACGGGGCGCTATGTCGCGGGCTATACGGGCGCGTTCTGGCCGCGCGAGAACGGTATCCCGGCGATGGATGCCGAATTGCTGATGGAGATGGCCCGATTGCTCCGCTGAAGCCACGCGGCCTTGTGGAATGCTGTTCCCCTTTCGGGGGTAGTATCTTCCTGGAAAAAATCTCTGGTCGGCGACGTTGATTGGCGAGCGCGGTCAACGCCGTTACGCGATCTGAGCGGCCATATCCGCGGCCGCAGTTCCTGTCCCGCCTTGCGCCGGGGGCGTCCCCAGCTTTTCCTTTGTTCCTTCTTGCCAACCCCGCTATCGGCGGCCAGTCATGCAATCGAATGGGGCAGAACAGACGCCAATGGGAGGCGGTAACCGTTGGCTGACATTGTCTGTCCATCTGGATGCGGCGCTGGCGTCTCCGCGGGCTTATCTGATTGCTGCATGGTGGCGACTGCGCGGTAAGCGCTTGCGCGCACGCAGCCAACTCGCTCCGCTTCTTGGGGCGTCTCCGAAGGCCTATCGGCTCTGGATCGATCGGCAGGAGAAGGCCGCCCTGCCCGTCGGAGCCGGCGAAGCTCAACCACAGATCGTGGCGCTGGTCGATGGTACGGCGGGGCCGGGACTCCTGGCCGAAACCTTGCGCAGCCTGAAGGCGGAAGGCCTGCCGGCGCTGGTGATCGAGCCATCGGATGCGCCCACGTTCGCCCTGGCGGCGCGAACCATCGACTGGAGCGAAGTTACGTGGCTGATGCCGCTCATGGCCGGCGACGTGTTGGCGCCAGGAATATCAGCCACCTATCGGCGCGCCATCGCCGGATCGAGCGCACGGATCGCCTATGCAGACGACGATCTGCTGGACCCTGCGGGCCATCGCACCGCACCGCATTTCAAGCCCGACTGGAATAGTGAGCTTTTCCGCCATTTCGATTATCTGACGGGGGCCTGTATCGTCCGGGCCTCGCCGGCGGATGTAGAAAGTCTGTCGGGCAAGGATTGGGCGTCCAGGTTCGTCGCGCTGGCCGTGCGCGCTGGCCGCCCTATCCACATTCCACACGTCCTGCATCACCGCCGATCGCGGCCCTGTCCGCGCGTGCCGGCGGCGCCCGGTGTTGCAGCCTGCGATGGGTTGCCGCCGGCCAGCGTGATCGTGCCGACCCGCAACCGGGCCGATCTGCTGCGGAGTTGCCTCGAAGGGCTGGCCAGGACCGACTATCCTGATCTGGAGATCATCGTCGTCGACAATGACAGCGACGATCCGGCAACATTGGCCTATCTCGCCAGCCTTGACCCGGCATGCCATCGGGTGTTGCGTCACCCCGGCCCCTTCAACTTTTCGACACTCAACAATCGCGCGGCAGCCGAGGCGCGGGGGCGGTTGCTGTGCCTGCTCAACAACGACATTGACGTGATCGAACCGGGCTGGCTGACCGTGATGGCCCGCCAGGCCATGCGCGAGGATGTTGGTGCGGTCGGCGCGCGGTTGCTCTACCCGGATGGACGGATCCAGCATGCCGGGGTGGTGCTGGGCGTTGGCGGAGGGGCGGCCCATGCCCATCGGCTGCTCCAACCGGATGAGGAAGGCTATTTCCGCCGTCACGCTTTGCCGCAGTTCGTTTCGGCCGTCACGGCGGCTTGCCTTGTCGTGGCGCGTGATCGTTTCCTGGCGGTTGGCGGGTTGGACGAACGCAACTTCGCGGTCGCCTTCAACGATGTGGACCTGTGCATGCGGTTGAACCGCCGAGGCTGGCAGGCGCTTTACGAGCCGCGGGCGACGCTGATCCACCATGAATCGGTTTCGCGCGGCTTCGATCGGGACCCGGGGGGGGCAGCACGCCTTGCCGGCGAGTTAGACGCGCTGAAGACGCTGTGGAACACCGGCGCGGGTGTGGACCCGTTCCACCATCCGCAACTCAGCCGATTTAGCGAACGTTTCGTAGTGGGATTGTGACGGCCAGGGCATGACGGCTTCATTTCATCTTTCATCCCCCAATCGTCTCGCTTTGTCGCAAGTCACTCTGTGCGCGGTCACCTCTGTCAACGTGGAGGCAACTGTCCGGGCACTGGAGGCTTGCCTTGAGCAGGTCGCTTTCGCGGATTGTATGCTGTTCACTGACGCGCCCGTTCGCTCCGGGCATCCGGACATCCGCGTCATGCCGATCACGCGCCTCGATTCTACGGCAGCTTATTCGAATTTCATGCTTTTTCAGCTGGCCGATTATGTGAAGACATCACATTGCCTGATCGTGCAGTGGGACGGCTATGTGCTCGATGCGCGGCGCTGGCGAGCGGAATTTCTCGATTGCGACTATATCGGCGCAAGCTGGCCGCAGTTCGATGATGGCCATGACGTAGGCAATGGTGGATTTTCCCTACGCAGCCGCCGGTTGATGGATGCGTGTCGTAGCGCGGAGTTTGTATCCGGGCATCCCGAAGATGTCGCTATCTGCCGCACTAACCGTGCTTTTCTCGATCGGCAGGGGATGCGGTTTGCATCGCGCGAATTGGCCGACCTGTTCGCTGCCGAGCGGGCGGGCGACCCAACTGTCAGCTTTGGTTTCCATGGTATATTCAATATGCCGCAGGTGATAGGGGTTGAGGCTTTCTGGGATACCTATCGCACACTTGATGACCGTTCGAGCTTGAGCCGCGATTTCGGCCCTTTGTTGAAGGCGTTGCGGAATGGTCGCGGTAGTATTTTTCGCGCGATTCGGATGATTGCCGATCGTGCATGTGACATTGCGGGCAGCAGGTCGCGATAAGGCGGAGTGGCGCTAGCAGAAGCATAAGGCGTGGGAGGAAAGGAGCTGGTTTGGGCGCATATAACCTTCGGCCCCCTTGCCGAAGCGGCGCGAACATGTAAGCGCGCGACTGACATGCAGTTCAAAGGGGGGACGAGTGCCTGGGCAATGAAGACAGGAGAGGAAGAGAGACTAAAGGATAATATATGGAATTGCTCGACGCTATCAGTAAATCCGTGACAACACTCGAGGTGCGTGTCGCCGATCAAAAGCAGCGCGCCCGCCAGCGCGAAGAACATGTTCGCCAGTGCGAAGATACAACTGCGCAGATGCGCGGAAAGCTTGATGATGCCACGGCTAGGCTAACGGCCCGCGAAACTGCTGTGGAATGGCTTAACGAGCAGGTGGGTCAGGCGGTCACTGAACGTCGGAAAGCTGAGCTGCAGCTTGAGGAGGCCCGCTCCAAACTCGCGGATGCGGCCCGGGCGAAGGCAGATCTGCAAAGCGCGCAGTCGAGCATCAAGGCGCGCCAGCAGGAATTGACTGCTATGGCGAAGCGGCTCGAGAAGGTCGAGAAGGCCAATTCTATCGCGACGGAACAGCGGAACTGGCTTGTCGAGCTATATACCGTTCTGGCTGGCCGGCCTTCGTGGTGGGTTCTGATGCCGCAGGAATGGAGGAATCGTCGTGAGCACGAACTGTTGCGGCGGAATAAGGTCTTCGATGCCAAGCGCTATCTTGAGCGCTATCCCGACGTTTCCGCGGCAGGTATGGACCCTGTCCGTCATTATATCATGCACGGCATGATAGAAGGACGCCGATTTGACCGGTAACGGTCAGGCGCAAAGGGCGATTGTTCTGGCATCATATAATGGCAAATCGAATATCGTTACCCGTGGCCGCGCACCTGCGGTGTCGATCCTTGCCGGATAGTTTCCGGCCCATATTCCGAGTGCAGTGCGCGGTTTGCCTCTCCGTCGGAGGAGTTTAGAGTTTGGATATGCATCATGACAATCAGCTTCAGCGCCTAGCCAAGGAAGCTGGGAGTGCGCGTTCGCTCCTTCAGTATCTCGGGCGCTGGCGTTGGTTTGCGTTGTTCGTGGCTGTCCCGTCCCTGCTGGCGACGGTTTATTTTGGATTGATTGCCTCGGACATCTATGTCTCGGAATCGCGATTCGTCATCAAGTCGCCCGATCGCAAACAGGCTCCGATGTCCTCGCTTGCCAGTCTTATTCAGACGACCGGGCTTTCGGCTGGACATGAGCAGACCAGCGAAGTGATCGACTATTTGCGCTCGCGCGATGCATTGCGCGACCTTGGCAAGGATGTTGACGTGCGCGAGGCATTCGCTTCCTCCGCAGCAGATCGGTTAAGCCGTTATCCCAAGCTCTTCTCCGACGATACGTTTGAGGCGCTTTACAGCTATTACGGCTCCATGGTGGACGCCCACCTCGATCACGAGACTGGGATGGCGGTGTTGACGGTCAACGCCTTCGAACCGGCCCAGGCCCAGGCCTTGAACGAGAACCTGCTGCGATTGAGCGAAGCCCTTGTGAATCGTCTCAATGAGCGGGCCAACGCCAGGACCCTCAAGGACGCCGAGGAGCGCGTCGTGGCCGCTCAGGAGCGTGTCCGAAAGGCGCGCGTTGAGTTGGGTCAATACCGGAATCGTTCGGAACTGCTCGATCCCCAGCAGCAGGGAATGGGTGTTCTCGAGATATCCAATAGCTTGATCGCGCAGCAGGCGGGGCTCCGCGCCAAGCTTGGCGAAGTGATGCAGGCTGCTCCCAATCACCCTTCGATTCCGGCGATGCGTCAGCGCATCGCGGCGCTCTCCGAGCAGATCGCGGCGCAGACCGGGCGCGCTGTCGGCACACCTTCCGGCATTGCCTCGAAGATCAGTGGCTATGAATCTTTGCTGATTGAGCAGGAGTTCGCCACGCAGATGCTGGCAACTGCGAACGCCACGCTTGAGCAGGCTCGCGCAGAGGCGCTGAAGCAGCAATATTATCTTGAGCGGGTGGTGCAGCCAGACAGGCCCGACGAGGCTCGTTTGCCAGCGCGGCTCAAGCAGATCCTAGCGGTCATCTTCGTTTGCTTGTGCCTCTTTCTGATTGGTTGGATGCTGATTGTCGGCGTTCTTGAGCATGCCCCGGAAGACTGATGGAGCGTTTTAAAAACGGACTGCGCGTTCAGGTGCTCGTGGTGAAGGCGCTGATGATCCGCGAACTCACCACGCGCTTCGGACGTGAGAATATCGGCTTCCTGTGGGTCATGGTCGAGCCGCTCTTGTTCGCTGGGCTGGTGGGGGTGGTCTGGACCATCATGAAAGGGCCGGAAAGCCATGGCATTGGCGTGGTTGCCTTTGTCGCCAGCGGTTACATTCCGCTGACTTTCCTGCGACATTCTTTCAATAAATCGGTGAGCATATTTGTCGCCAACAGTGCATTGCTTTATCACAGACAGATAAAAATTCTCGATTTCATATTTGTGCGTGTGCTCGTCGAAGCTATCGGCGCAATGATGGCCTATGTCTTCATTGGGATTGTTCTGGGATATTTTGGCATGTTCCCAATGCCCGCCGATGTCGGCTCCTTGGTCGCGGGTTGGGGAATTTATATTCTGTTCGTCCTGTCGGTCTGCACCGTCCTTGCTCCCTTGTCGGAGGTTTCCGAGACGGTGGAAAAACTCATTCCGGTCAGCGTTTACGTCGCCATTCCGTTTTCGGGCACCTTCAACATGGCGGCATGGCTGTCGCCGGAAGCGCGCTCCTACCTTATGTGGTCGCCGCTCGTTAGCGGCATGGAACTCATGCGCTATGGCCTGTTCGGTTCGGCAGTGGAGCCCTATTACGACGTGCCGGCGGCGCTCGGCGTCTCGGCATGTTTCCTTGTCGTCGGCCTTGTTCTCTGTCGCCGCGTGCGTCGAATCCTGGTGATCGGATGATTGTCTGTCAGGATATCCACAAGCGCTATCGCACCGGGCATGTGACGAAAACTGTCCTGCGCGGCGTCAATTTTGCCGTCAATCCGCAGGACAGGATCGGCCTGCTTGGGCGTAACGGTGCGGGCAAGACGACGCTCATCAAGCTGATCGGCGGGGTGGAGATGCCAACGTCCGGAAAGGTCATCCGTTCGATGAGCTGTTCCTGGCCGTTGGGCTTCAATGGCGGGTTCCAGGGCAGTCTCACCGGTTATGACAATGCGCGCTTCATCGCGCGCATCTACAACAAACCCTATAGCGAAATGCGCGAATTCGTGGAGGAATTCACCGAATTGGGCCAGCAATTGCGTATGCCGGTGAAGACCTATTCATCGGGCATGCGCGCTCGGCTAGCTTTTGCACTGTCCTTGGCCATTGAATTTGAATGCTACCTGATCGACGAAGTCATTATGGTGGGGGATCGTAACTTTCAACAGAAGTGCCAGGCTGAATTTTTCGAGAAGCGGCAGGATCGCGCACTTATTCTGGCATCGCACAGTTCGACGTTCATCAAAAAATTCTGTAATCGTGCGATCGTTCTGCACGAAGGTGTAGCGAATA encodes:
- a CDS encoding TylF/MycF/NovP-related O-methyltransferase, giving the protein MEAWFEDMCIVRCEPSIARADVAAAFPDVRGSGSCGFAFDLPHQRFGDEFVGELRIVARPLKPWLPSATLATLHIAGPLAAKALASPPDSKIRGPFPRAVIDAIAVRWPEDCTELLTVTGQRRFVNRLVKVMETPDLNALPVFADYARYLSTTFAHCHFVERHFPQTNRSAAPGSNDFHCKPNSIREIFSIIHQLYVLKSWSVDGDFAEFGCFKGYSSAMLSYACKQLDLRMHIFDSFEGLPPSSDAGYQAGQYAGDIAEVRDHVTRFGAVDAVEFHKGFFADTFRDWQPPRLMCLWMDVDLESSARDLMVVADRLSPEATLFSHECTADIFQNGSIVTRPAPDNPIPPMLARHEELGRPLTGRYVAGYTGAFWPRENGIPAMDAELLMEMARLLR
- a CDS encoding glycosyltransferase family 2 protein, translating into MGGGNRWLTLSVHLDAALASPRAYLIAAWWRLRGKRLRARSQLAPLLGASPKAYRLWIDRQEKAALPVGAGEAQPQIVALVDGTAGPGLLAETLRSLKAEGLPALVIEPSDAPTFALAARTIDWSEVTWLMPLMAGDVLAPGISATYRRAIAGSSARIAYADDDLLDPAGHRTAPHFKPDWNSELFRHFDYLTGACIVRASPADVESLSGKDWASRFVALAVRAGRPIHIPHVLHHRRSRPCPRVPAAPGVAACDGLPPASVIVPTRNRADLLRSCLEGLARTDYPDLEIIVVDNDSDDPATLAYLASLDPACHRVLRHPGPFNFSTLNNRAAAEARGRLLCLLNNDIDVIEPGWLTVMARQAMREDVGAVGARLLYPDGRIQHAGVVLGVGGGAAHAHRLLQPDEEGYFRRHALPQFVSAVTAACLVVARDRFLAVGGLDERNFAVAFNDVDLCMRLNRRGWQALYEPRATLIHHESVSRGFDRDPGGAARLAGELDALKTLWNTGAGVDPFHHPQLSRFSERFVVGL
- a CDS encoding DUF5672 family protein, producing the protein MTASFHLSSPNRLALSQVTLCAVTSVNVEATVRALEACLEQVAFADCMLFTDAPVRSGHPDIRVMPITRLDSTAAYSNFMLFQLADYVKTSHCLIVQWDGYVLDARRWRAEFLDCDYIGASWPQFDDGHDVGNGGFSLRSRRLMDACRSAEFVSGHPEDVAICRTNRAFLDRQGMRFASRELADLFAAERAGDPTVSFGFHGIFNMPQVIGVEAFWDTYRTLDDRSSLSRDFGPLLKALRNGRGSIFRAIRMIADRACDIAGSRSR
- a CDS encoding capsule polysaccharide export inner-membrane protein; translation: MHHDNQLQRLAKEAGSARSLLQYLGRWRWFALFVAVPSLLATVYFGLIASDIYVSESRFVIKSPDRKQAPMSSLASLIQTTGLSAGHEQTSEVIDYLRSRDALRDLGKDVDVREAFASSAADRLSRYPKLFSDDTFEALYSYYGSMVDAHLDHETGMAVLTVNAFEPAQAQALNENLLRLSEALVNRLNERANARTLKDAEERVVAAQERVRKARVELGQYRNRSELLDPQQQGMGVLEISNSLIAQQAGLRAKLGEVMQAAPNHPSIPAMRQRIAALSEQIAAQTGRAVGTPSGIASKISGYESLLIEQEFATQMLATANATLEQARAEALKQQYYLERVVQPDRPDEARLPARLKQILAVIFVCLCLFLIGWMLIVGVLEHAPED
- a CDS encoding ABC transporter permease, translating into MERFKNGLRVQVLVVKALMIRELTTRFGRENIGFLWVMVEPLLFAGLVGVVWTIMKGPESHGIGVVAFVASGYIPLTFLRHSFNKSVSIFVANSALLYHRQIKILDFIFVRVLVEAIGAMMAYVFIGIVLGYFGMFPMPADVGSLVAGWGIYILFVLSVCTVLAPLSEVSETVEKLIPVSVYVAIPFSGTFNMAAWLSPEARSYLMWSPLVSGMELMRYGLFGSAVEPYYDVPAALGVSACFLVVGLVLCRRVRRILVIG
- a CDS encoding ABC transporter ATP-binding protein, coding for MIVCQDIHKRYRTGHVTKTVLRGVNFAVNPQDRIGLLGRNGAGKTTLIKLIGGVEMPTSGKVIRSMSCSWPLGFNGGFQGSLTGYDNARFIARIYNKPYSEMREFVEEFTELGQQLRMPVKTYSSGMRARLAFALSLAIEFECYLIDEVIMVGDRNFQQKCQAEFFEKRQDRALILASHSSTFIKKFCNRAIVLHEGVANMYDDVDEALGIYAAL